The Aphis gossypii isolate Hap1 chromosome 3, ASM2018417v2, whole genome shotgun sequence genome includes a region encoding these proteins:
- the LOC114121473 gene encoding fizzy-related protein homolog isoform X2 — protein MDEGMDPTFAMRLRAQLSKSPDYVVLKNRQMQVAAESKSQSVEKENTLLGFKRLEEMEVDDDPNQLKSFKKFKTDQPCSSVQTYDQFNGFRADRFIPYREAHNLAARFNIISDIRYGLDYGKKDFQSEAANKDNAYKAILHNELLGSSVGEISIQDKNRDRLATKRNLFQYYSSSPEQVDNIQSRVPYSLSPLGSKSQEILRSPRKIPRKISRVPYKVLDAPELQDDFYLNLVDWSSSNLLAVGLGSCVYLWSATTSKVTRISDLSSDGNVVTSVAWNDKGNYLAFGTQEGSVEVWDIAAEKQVNSLTGHAGRVGAIAWNGDVVSSGSRDRNIFLRDMRGPSLSTCRRYAGHRQEVCGLKWSPDNRYLASGGNDNRLYVWNTHAYTPQLTYHQHTAAVKAIAWSPHQRGLLTSGGGTADKCIRFWNTLTGQPMQCIDTGSQVCNLAWSRNTQELVSTHGYSQNQIVVWKYPSMSQIAKLTGHTFRVLYLSMSPDGESIVTGAGDETLRFWNIFSKARSHKEPKSKLNLFTNIR, from the coding sequence ATGGATGAAGGAATGGATCCGACATTTGCAATGAGACTGAGGGCGCAGCTGTCCAAGAGTCCTGACTACGTTGTTTTGAAAAACCGTCAAATGCAAGTAGCAGCAGAATCCAAGTCACAATCTGTAGAGAAAGAAAACACGTTATTGGGTTTCAAAAGACTTGAAGAAATGGAAGTTGATGATGAtccaaatcaattaaaatcttttaaaaaatttaaaactgatcAACCATGTTCATCTGTTCAAACTTATGATCAATTTAATGGTTTCCGAGCTGATCGGTTTATACCTTATCGGGAGGCACATAACCTTGCAGCaaggtttaatattatatcagataTTAGATATGGTTTAGATTATGGTAAGAAAGATTTTCAAAGCGAAGCAGCTAACAAAGATAATGCATACAAAGCCATTCTTCACAATGAATTGCTTGGATCTAGTGTTGGTGAAATAAGTATTCAAGATAAAAATCGTGATCGTTTAGCAACCAAACGAAACTTGTTCCAATACTATTCCTCCAGTCCTGAACAAGttgataatattcaatcaCGGGTTCCTTATTCTTTATCTCCACTTGGCTCCAAAAGTCAGGAAATTTTACGATCGCCACGTAAAATCCCTCGAAAAATTTCTAGAGTACCCTATAAAGTCCTTGATGCCCCTGAACTGCaagatgatttttatttaaatttagttgattGGTCATCTTCAAACTTACTTGCTGTCGGGCTAGGAAGTTGTGTTTATTTATGGTCTGCAACTACAAGTAAAGTTACAAGGATTAGTGATTTGTCATCTGATGGCAATGTTGTTACTTCAGTTGCTTGGAACGACAAAGGAAATTATTTAGCCTTTGGTACTCAAGAAGGATCTGTAGAAGTTTGGGATATTGCTGCAGAAAAGCAAGTCAACAGTTTAACTGGACATGCGGGTAGAGTCGGTGCTATTGCATGGAATGGTGATGTTGTATCATCGGGAAGTCGAGAtcgtaacatatttttaagagaTATGAGAGGTCCAAGTTTATCCACATGTAGGAGATATGCTGGTCATCGGCAAGAGGTATGTGGACTAAAATGGTCTCCAGATAATAGATACCTAGCATCTGGAGGTAATGATAATAGATTATATGTATGGAATACTCATGCATACACTCCACAATTAACATATCATCAACATACTGCTGCAGTGAAAGCAATTGCCTGGTCACCCCATCAAAGAGGTTTATTGACTAGTGGTGGGGGTACTGCTGATAAATGTATACGTTTTTGGAATACACTAACTGGACAACCAATGCAATGTATTGACACTGGATCTCAAGTGTGCAATCTTGCTTGGTCTAGGAATACTCAAGAGTTAGTTAGTACACACGGATATTCTCAAAATCAAATAGTTGTTTGGAAATATCCTTCGATGAGTCAAATTGCCAAACTCACAGGTCATACATTCAGGGTGTTGTATTTGTCCATGTCTCCAGATGGAGAATCCATAGTAACAGGAGCTGGAGATGAGACATTAAGATTTtggaatatattttcaaaagcacGTTCACATAAAGAACCTAAGTCAAAACTAAATCTTTTTACAAACATTCGATAA
- the LOC114121473 gene encoding peroxisomal targeting signal 1 receptor isoform X1, producing the protein MSVRDLVESDCGGSNSLVKLSTHFVQDHAFKDQDLKQSIQTAESNDQRFLESSTGELADQFFSSMENDTFKMDDLLANMRGIEGCSSENAWPTQFTKKIEKQDRLFDPNIWSSQDNKMLIKDEIDDFGYNSEWVKEIEQSYQNQEINVMKSRFDFDKSKENMNILDGINSVSSHNFMKSQSRISFENSIGMPINNFGIELYGNPLLVNQNFHQFDQGLEMNNLLDTMIPSTSGIDKPNMVVEESSNLTDQVAEANKSESDIEIRNDPPNFQEWYSEFEEMKNAERKKEYSFTPDNEMDSIENPLTEGKRRLENGELPSAVLCFEAAVKHDPSNAEAWQLLGTTQAENEQDQLAINALNKCLDLQPENLTAVLCLAACYTNESCNLQACRMLMEWLNQNPKYSDIVKSKPKLEEELLIMKYLFTTKLYESVKEMYIEAAQRSVELGDIDADVQNGLGVLLNLNNENDKAADCFKVALQIRPKDARLWNRLGATLANGGRCEEAIEAYHNALQLCPGFVRARYNLGITCIHLDTYREAIDHLLEALNQQASAVSTNFQSPALSDTIWSTLRLAISMAERPELFKAVNERNLDLLNEEFSNKGLY; encoded by the exons atgTCGGTGCGTGATTTAGTTGAGAGTGATTGCGGTGGTTCCAATtctttagttaaattatcCACCCATTTTGTTCAAGACCACGCATTTAAGGATCAAGATCTTAAACAATCAATACAAACTGCAGAGAGTAATGATCAACGTTTTTTAGAATCAAGCACAGGAgag ttggcAGATCAATTTTTTAGTTCTATGGAAAatgatacttttaaaatggACGACCTTTTAGCTAACATGAGAGGCATTGAAGGTTGTAGTAGTGAAAATGCTTGGCCAAcgcaatttacaaaaaaaattgaaaaacag GACCGGTTGTTCGATCCAAATATTTGGAGTTCTCAAGACAATAAAATGCTGATTAAAGATGAAATTGATGATTTTGGTTATAATTCTGAATGGGTAAAAGAAATAGAGCAATCTTATCAAAACCAAga gattaatgttatgaaatctcgttttgattttgataaaagtaaagaaaatatgaaCATCTTAGATGGTATCAATTCTGTATCAAGTCACaattttatg aaatcTCAAAGTAGAATATCTTTTGAAAATAGTATCGGTATGCCAATCAATAATTTTGGAATTGAGTTGTATGGGAACCCATTACTTGTCAATcaaaattttcatcaatttgACCAGGGACtggaaatgaataatttattggatacaatgatacctagtACGTCAGGAATAGACAAACCAAATATGGTCGTAGAAGAATCTTCGAATTTGACTGATCAAGTGGCTGAAGCTAACAAAAGTGAAAGTGatatagaaattagaaatgaCCCGCCTAACTTCCAAGAGTGGTATTCTGAATTTGAGGAAATGAAAAACGCCGAAAGAAAAAAA gaataTAGTTTCACTCCAGATAATGAGATGGACTCAATAGAAAATCCATTAACTGAGGGAAAACGTCGTTTAGAAAATGGTGAATTACCATCAGCCGTTTTGTGCTTTGAAGCAGCTGTTAAACATGATCCTTCCAATGCAGAAGCTTGGCAACTTTTGGGTACTACTCAAGCTGAAAACGAacaa gatcAGCTAGCTATAAATGCATTAAACAAATGTCTTGATCTTCAACCAGAAAATTTGACTGCTGTACTCTGTTTAGCGGCATGTTATACAAATGAAAGTTGCAATTTACAAGCTTGTCGTATGCttatg gaatGGTTGAATCAAAATCCTAAATACTCagacattgtaaaatcaaaaccAAAACTAGAAGAAGAATTgcttataatgaaatatttatttactac aaaattatatgaatctGTAAAGGAAATGTACATAGAAGCAGCTCAAAGGAGCGTAGAATTAGGAGATATAGATGCAGATGTCCAAAATGGATTGGGTGTATTGCTTAAtcttaataatgaaaatgataaagCAGCTGATTGTTTTAAAGTTGCTCTTCAAATTAGACCTAAA GATGCTCGTTTATGGAATCGCTTAGGTGCAACTTTGGCTAATGGTGGTAGATGTGAAGAAGCTATAGAAGCATATCACAATGCTTTACAATTATGTCCTGGTTTTGTAAGGGCTCGTTATAATCTAGGAATTACTTGTATTCATCTTGATACATAcag GGAAGCCATAGACCACTTGTTAGAAGCACTGAACCAACAAGCGTCAGCTGTGAGTACAAATTTTCAAAGTCCAGCCTTATCGGATACTATTTGGAGTACATTACGTTTGGCTATTTCAATGGCAGAACGTCCCGAACTATTTAAAGCTGTTAATGAAAG